From Acinonyx jubatus isolate Ajub_Pintada_27869175 chromosome B2, VMU_Ajub_asm_v1.0, whole genome shotgun sequence, a single genomic window includes:
- the DHX16 gene encoding pre-mRNA-splicing factor ATP-dependent RNA helicase DHX16 isoform X1, whose product MATPAGLERWVQDELHSVLGLSERHVAQFLIGTAQRCASAEEFVQRLRDTDTLDLSGPARDFALRLWNKVPRKAVVEKPARVAEREARALLEKNLSYKLLEDSEESSEETVGRAGSNVQKKRKKRKHLRKKRQDEEEEEEQEVSEKEKRKTGGSKQLTEKPESEDEWERTERERLQDLEERDAFAERVRQRDKDRTRNVLERSDKKAYEEAQKRLKMAEEDRKAMVPELRKKSRREYLAKREREKLEDLEAELADEEFLFGDVELSRHERRELKYKRRVRDLAREYRAAGEQEKLEATNRYHMPEETRGQPARAMDLVEEESGAPGEEQRRWEEARLGAASLKFGARDAASQKPKYQLVLEEEETIEFVRATQLQGDEEPSGPPPPTQAQQKESIQAVRRSLPVFPFREELLAAIANHQVLIIEGETGSGKTTQIPQYLFEEGYTKKGMKIACTQPRRVAAMSVAARVAREMGVKLGNEVGYSIRFEDCTSERTVLRYMTDGMLLREFLSEPDLASYSVVMVDEAHERTLHTDILFGLIKDVARFRPELKVLVASATLDTARFSTFFDDAPVFRIPGRRFPVDIFYTKAPEADYLEACVVSVLQIHVTQPPGDILVFLTGQEEIEAACEMLQDRCRRLGSKIRELLVLPIYANLPSDMQARIFQPTPPGARKVVVATNIAETSLTIEGIIYVLDPGFCKQKSYNPRTGMESLTVTPCSKASANQRAGRAGRVAAGKCFRLYTAWAYQHELEETTVPEIQRTSLGNVVLLLKSLGIHDLMHFDFLDPPPYETLLLALEQLYALGALNHLGELTTSGRKMAELPVDPMLSKMILASEKYSCSEEILTVAAMLSVNNSIFYRPKDKVVHADNARVNFFLPGGDHLVLLNVYTQWAESGYSSQWCYENFVQFRSMRRARDVREQLEGLLERVEVGLSSCQGDYIRVRKAITAGYFYHTARLTRSGYRTVKQQQTVFIHPNSSLFEEQPRWLLYHELVLTTKEFMRQVLEIESSWLLEVAPHYYKAKELEDPHSKKMPKKIGKTREELG is encoded by the exons ATGGCGACGCCAGCTGGGCTGGAGCGCTGGGTGCAGGACGAGCTGCACTCGGTGTTGGGGTTGAGCGAACGGCATGTAGCCCAATTTCTGATCGGTACCGCGCAGCGCTGTGCCTCGGCCGAGGAGTTCGTGCAGCGCCTCCGAGACACGGATACTCTGGACCTCAGCGGGCCGGCCCGGGACTTCGCCCTGAGACTCTGGAACAAg GTACCACGGAAGGCAGTGGTAGAAAAGCCAGCTCGAGTGGCAGAGCGAGAGGCCCGAGCCCTGCTAGAGAAGAACCTATCCTATAAGTTGCTGGAAGACAGTGAGGAGAGCAGTGAGGAGACCGTAGGTAGAGCTGGGAGCAATGTCCAGAAGAAGCGTAAAAAACGGAAACACCTCAGGAAGAAACGTcaggatgaagaggaagaagaggagcaAGAGGTTtctgagaaggagaagagaaagacagg AGGAAGTAAACAGCTGACTGAGAAGCCAGAGTCGGAGGATGAGTGGGAGAGGACTGAGCGAGAGCGCCTTCAGGACCTGGAGGAACGTGATGCCTTTGCTGAGAGGGTTCGGCAGCGGGACAAGGATCGGACTCGAAATGTCCTGGAGCGGTCAGACAAGAAG GCTTATGAAGAGGCTCAGAAGCGCCTCAAGATGGCTGAGGAAGACCGGAAAGCCATG GTCCCTGAGCTGCGGAAGAAATCCCGCCGAGAGTACTTGGCTAAGAGGGAACGAGAGAAACTTGAGGATCTGGAGGCTGAGCTGGCTGATGAGGAGTTCCTTTTTGGGGATGTGGAGCTGAGCCGACATGAGCGGCGGGAGCTCAAATACAAGCGGCGAGTGCGGGACTTGGCCCGAGAGTACCGGGCTGCTGGGGAGCAGGAGAAGCTGGAGGCCACCAATCGTTACCATATGCCTGAGGAGACCCGAGGACAG CCAGCACGAGCTATGGATCTAGTGGAGGAGGAAtcaggtgcccctggggaggAGCAGCGGCGCTGGGAGGAAGCCCGGCTGGGGGCAGCGTCCCTGAAATTTGGGGCCCGAGATGCTGCCTCCCAGAAGCCCAAGTATCAGCTGgtgctggaggaagaggagaccATCGAGTTTGTCCGGGCCACTCAGCTCCAGGGTGACGAG gAGCCATCAGGCCCACCACCTCCAACCCAGGCTCAGCAGAAAGAGTCCATCCAGGCTGTCCGCCGCAGCCTCCCAGTGTTCCCATTCCGTGAGGAGCTCCTGGCTGCTATTGCTAATCATCAGGTCCTCATCATTGAGGGTGAGACAGGCTCCGGGAAGACCACCCAGATCCCGCAGTATCTCTTTGAGGAG GGTTACACAAAGAAGGGAATGAAGATTGCCTGCACCCAGCCCCGGAGAGTGGCAGCCATGAGTGTGGCTGCCCGAGTGGCCCGGGAGATGGGTGTGAAGCTTGGGAATGAG GTTGGCTATAGCATCCGCTTTGAGGACTGCACGTCGGAGCGAACTGTCCTCCGCTACATGACAGATGGGATGCTCCTCCGGGAGTTCCTCTCTGAACCTGACCTTGCAAGTTACAG CGTGGTGATGGTAGATGAGGCTCATGAACGGACCCTACATACAGACATTCTCTTTGGGTTGATCAAGGATGTTGCTCGCTTCCGGCCTGAGCTGAAGGTCTTGGTGGCTTCAGCCACACTGGACACTGCCCGTTTTTCCACCTTCTTTGATGACGCCCCTGTCTTCCGAATCCCTGGACGCAGGTTTCCAGTTGACATCTTCTATACCAAG GCTCCAGAGGCTGACTACCTGGAAGCTTGTGTGGTGTCTGTGCTGCAGATCCATGTGACCCAGCCTCCCGGGGATATCCTGGTGTTCCTGAcaggacag GAGGAGATTGAGGCCGCCTGTGAGATGCTCCAGGATCGCTGCCGCCGCCTGGGCTCCAAAATCCGGGAGCTCTTGGTGTTACCCATTTATGCCAACCTGCCTTCTGACATGCAAGCTCGAATCTTCCAGCCCACACCCCCTGGGGCACGAAAG GTGGTTGTGGCAACAAACATCGCTGAGACGTCACTCACCATTGAGGGCATCATTTATGTGCTGGATCCAGGGTTCTGTAAGCAGAAGAGCTACAACCCTCGCACAGGCATGGAATCCCTCACTGTCACACCCTGCAGCAAG gcCTCAGCCAATCAACGAGCTGGTCGGGCGGGTCGGGTGGCTGCAGGGAAGTGCTTCCGCCTGTATACCGCCTGGGCCTATCAGCATGAGCTGGAGGAAACCACTGTGCCAGAGATCCAGAGGACCAGCCTGGGCAATGTTGTGTTGCTGCTCAAGAGCTTAG GGATCCATGACCTAATGCACTTTGATTTCCTGGACCCTCCACCATATGAGACCCTGCTGCTGGCCTTGGAGCAGTTGTATGCTCTGGGAGCCCTCAACCACCTTGGGGAGCTCACCACG tCTGGTCGAAAGATGGCAGAGCTACCGGTGGATCCCATGCTATCTAAAATGATCTTGGCCTCTGAAAA gtATAGCTGTTCAGAAGAGATCCTGACAGTGGCTGCCATGCTCTCTGTCAACAATTCCATCTTCTACAGACCCAAGGACAAGGTCGTCCATGCCGACAATGCCCGTGTCAACTTTTTCCTCCCTGGTGGGGACCACCTGGTTCTGCTAAACGTTTATACACAG TGGGCTGAGAGTGGTTACTCTTCCCAGTGGTGCTATGAAAACTTTGTACAGTTCAGATCAATGCGCCGAGCCAGGGATGTGCGGGAACAGCTGGAGGGGCTCTTGGAACGAGTGGAAGTTGGTCTCAGCTCCTGCCAAGGGGACTATATTCGTGTACGCAAG GCCATCACAGCTGGTTACTTTTACCACACGGCGCGACTGACTCGTAGTGGCTATCGCACAGTCAAACAACAGCAGACAGTGTTCATTCACCCCAACTCCTCTCTCTTTGAGGAACAGCCACGCTGGCTGCTCTACCATGAACTTGTCTTGACCACCAAGGAATTCATGAGACAG GTATTAGAGATTGAAAGCAGTTGGCTTCTGGAGGTAGCTCCCCACTATTATAAGGCCAAGGAGCTAGAAGATCCCCATTctaagaaaatgccaaaaaaaatagGCAAGACACGAGAAGAGCTAGGGTAA
- the DHX16 gene encoding pre-mRNA-splicing factor ATP-dependent RNA helicase DHX16 isoform X2, which translates to MATPAGLERWVQDELHSVLGLSERHVAQFLIGTAQRCASAEEFVQRLRDTDTLDLSGPARDFALRLWNKVPRKAVVEKPARVAEREARALLEKNLSYKLLEDSEESSEETVGRAGSNVQKKRKKRKHLRKKRQDEEEEEEQEVSEKEKRKTGGSKQLTEKPESEDEWERTERERLQDLEERDAFAERVRQRDKDRTRNVLERSDKKAYEEAQKRLKMAEEDRKAMVPELRKKSRREYLAKREREKLEDLEAELADEEFLFGDVELSRHERRELKYKRRVRDLAREYRAAGEQEKLEATNRYHMPEETRGQPARAMDLVEEESGAPGEEQRRWEEARLGAASLKFGARDAASQKPKYQLVLEEEETIEFVRATQLQGDEEPSGPPPPTQAQQKESIQAVRRSLPVFPFREELLAAIANHQVLIIEGETGSGKTTQIPQYLFEEGYTKKGMKIACTQPRRVAAMSVAARVAREMGVKLGNEAPEADYLEACVVSVLQIHVTQPPGDILVFLTGQEEIEAACEMLQDRCRRLGSKIRELLVLPIYANLPSDMQARIFQPTPPGARKVVVATNIAETSLTIEGIIYVLDPGFCKQKSYNPRTGMESLTVTPCSKASANQRAGRAGRVAAGKCFRLYTAWAYQHELEETTVPEIQRTSLGNVVLLLKSLGIHDLMHFDFLDPPPYETLLLALEQLYALGALNHLGELTTSGRKMAELPVDPMLSKMILASEKYSCSEEILTVAAMLSVNNSIFYRPKDKVVHADNARVNFFLPGGDHLVLLNVYTQWAESGYSSQWCYENFVQFRSMRRARDVREQLEGLLERVEVGLSSCQGDYIRVRKAITAGYFYHTARLTRSGYRTVKQQQTVFIHPNSSLFEEQPRWLLYHELVLTTKEFMRQVLEIESSWLLEVAPHYYKAKELEDPHSKKMPKKIGKTREELG; encoded by the exons ATGGCGACGCCAGCTGGGCTGGAGCGCTGGGTGCAGGACGAGCTGCACTCGGTGTTGGGGTTGAGCGAACGGCATGTAGCCCAATTTCTGATCGGTACCGCGCAGCGCTGTGCCTCGGCCGAGGAGTTCGTGCAGCGCCTCCGAGACACGGATACTCTGGACCTCAGCGGGCCGGCCCGGGACTTCGCCCTGAGACTCTGGAACAAg GTACCACGGAAGGCAGTGGTAGAAAAGCCAGCTCGAGTGGCAGAGCGAGAGGCCCGAGCCCTGCTAGAGAAGAACCTATCCTATAAGTTGCTGGAAGACAGTGAGGAGAGCAGTGAGGAGACCGTAGGTAGAGCTGGGAGCAATGTCCAGAAGAAGCGTAAAAAACGGAAACACCTCAGGAAGAAACGTcaggatgaagaggaagaagaggagcaAGAGGTTtctgagaaggagaagagaaagacagg AGGAAGTAAACAGCTGACTGAGAAGCCAGAGTCGGAGGATGAGTGGGAGAGGACTGAGCGAGAGCGCCTTCAGGACCTGGAGGAACGTGATGCCTTTGCTGAGAGGGTTCGGCAGCGGGACAAGGATCGGACTCGAAATGTCCTGGAGCGGTCAGACAAGAAG GCTTATGAAGAGGCTCAGAAGCGCCTCAAGATGGCTGAGGAAGACCGGAAAGCCATG GTCCCTGAGCTGCGGAAGAAATCCCGCCGAGAGTACTTGGCTAAGAGGGAACGAGAGAAACTTGAGGATCTGGAGGCTGAGCTGGCTGATGAGGAGTTCCTTTTTGGGGATGTGGAGCTGAGCCGACATGAGCGGCGGGAGCTCAAATACAAGCGGCGAGTGCGGGACTTGGCCCGAGAGTACCGGGCTGCTGGGGAGCAGGAGAAGCTGGAGGCCACCAATCGTTACCATATGCCTGAGGAGACCCGAGGACAG CCAGCACGAGCTATGGATCTAGTGGAGGAGGAAtcaggtgcccctggggaggAGCAGCGGCGCTGGGAGGAAGCCCGGCTGGGGGCAGCGTCCCTGAAATTTGGGGCCCGAGATGCTGCCTCCCAGAAGCCCAAGTATCAGCTGgtgctggaggaagaggagaccATCGAGTTTGTCCGGGCCACTCAGCTCCAGGGTGACGAG gAGCCATCAGGCCCACCACCTCCAACCCAGGCTCAGCAGAAAGAGTCCATCCAGGCTGTCCGCCGCAGCCTCCCAGTGTTCCCATTCCGTGAGGAGCTCCTGGCTGCTATTGCTAATCATCAGGTCCTCATCATTGAGGGTGAGACAGGCTCCGGGAAGACCACCCAGATCCCGCAGTATCTCTTTGAGGAG GGTTACACAAAGAAGGGAATGAAGATTGCCTGCACCCAGCCCCGGAGAGTGGCAGCCATGAGTGTGGCTGCCCGAGTGGCCCGGGAGATGGGTGTGAAGCTTGGGAATGAG GCTCCAGAGGCTGACTACCTGGAAGCTTGTGTGGTGTCTGTGCTGCAGATCCATGTGACCCAGCCTCCCGGGGATATCCTGGTGTTCCTGAcaggacag GAGGAGATTGAGGCCGCCTGTGAGATGCTCCAGGATCGCTGCCGCCGCCTGGGCTCCAAAATCCGGGAGCTCTTGGTGTTACCCATTTATGCCAACCTGCCTTCTGACATGCAAGCTCGAATCTTCCAGCCCACACCCCCTGGGGCACGAAAG GTGGTTGTGGCAACAAACATCGCTGAGACGTCACTCACCATTGAGGGCATCATTTATGTGCTGGATCCAGGGTTCTGTAAGCAGAAGAGCTACAACCCTCGCACAGGCATGGAATCCCTCACTGTCACACCCTGCAGCAAG gcCTCAGCCAATCAACGAGCTGGTCGGGCGGGTCGGGTGGCTGCAGGGAAGTGCTTCCGCCTGTATACCGCCTGGGCCTATCAGCATGAGCTGGAGGAAACCACTGTGCCAGAGATCCAGAGGACCAGCCTGGGCAATGTTGTGTTGCTGCTCAAGAGCTTAG GGATCCATGACCTAATGCACTTTGATTTCCTGGACCCTCCACCATATGAGACCCTGCTGCTGGCCTTGGAGCAGTTGTATGCTCTGGGAGCCCTCAACCACCTTGGGGAGCTCACCACG tCTGGTCGAAAGATGGCAGAGCTACCGGTGGATCCCATGCTATCTAAAATGATCTTGGCCTCTGAAAA gtATAGCTGTTCAGAAGAGATCCTGACAGTGGCTGCCATGCTCTCTGTCAACAATTCCATCTTCTACAGACCCAAGGACAAGGTCGTCCATGCCGACAATGCCCGTGTCAACTTTTTCCTCCCTGGTGGGGACCACCTGGTTCTGCTAAACGTTTATACACAG TGGGCTGAGAGTGGTTACTCTTCCCAGTGGTGCTATGAAAACTTTGTACAGTTCAGATCAATGCGCCGAGCCAGGGATGTGCGGGAACAGCTGGAGGGGCTCTTGGAACGAGTGGAAGTTGGTCTCAGCTCCTGCCAAGGGGACTATATTCGTGTACGCAAG GCCATCACAGCTGGTTACTTTTACCACACGGCGCGACTGACTCGTAGTGGCTATCGCACAGTCAAACAACAGCAGACAGTGTTCATTCACCCCAACTCCTCTCTCTTTGAGGAACAGCCACGCTGGCTGCTCTACCATGAACTTGTCTTGACCACCAAGGAATTCATGAGACAG GTATTAGAGATTGAAAGCAGTTGGCTTCTGGAGGTAGCTCCCCACTATTATAAGGCCAAGGAGCTAGAAGATCCCCATTctaagaaaatgccaaaaaaaatagGCAAGACACGAGAAGAGCTAGGGTAA
- the CB2H6orf136 gene encoding uncharacterized protein C6orf136 homolog isoform X2 — MYQPSRGAARRLGPCLRTYQARPQDQLSPRALPFPPLWPHSTTTTSPSSILWSPPLPPPPIWLLPRAPPLPLPQIQALSSPWVVLPPGKGEEGPGPEMHSGCLDGLRSLFEGPPCPYPGALIPFQAPGTSCSCSATPSGDPSMEEHLAIMYERLRHELPNLFLHSHDYTLYSSDVEFINEILNIRTKGLTWYILSLTLCRFLAWNYFAQLRLEVLQLTRHPENWTLQARWRLVGLPIHMLFLRFYKRDKEELYQTYDAYSTFFLNSNGLICRHRLDKLMPSHSPPTPVKKLLVGALVALGLSEPEPNLHLCSKT, encoded by the exons ATGTACCAGCCCAGCCGGGGGGCGGCCCGGCGTCTCGGCCCCTGCCTCCGTACCTACCAGGCTCGCCCCCAG GACCAGCTTTCTCCACGGGCTCTACCATTTCCTCCACTTTGGCCCCACTCCACAACAACCACTTCTCCATCTTCTATTCTCTggtctcccccactcccaccccctcctaTCTGGTTGCTTCCCCgagctcctcccctccctctccctcagatCCAGGCCCTCAGCTCACCATGGGTGGTTCTCCCtccaggaaagggagaggagggaccAGGACCTGAGATGCATAGCGGCTGCTTGGATGGGCTTAGGAGCCTATTTGAGGGACCTCCCTGCCCCTATCCTGGGGCTTTGATACCTTTCCAAGCCCCTGGGACCTCTTGCTCTTGCTCTGCCACTCCATCAGGAGATCCGAGTATGGAGGAGCACCTGGCTATCATGTATGAGAGACTGAGACACGAG CTTCCCAATCTCTTCCTTCACTCCCACGACTATACTCTCTACTCATCGGATGTGGAATTCATCAATGAGATCCTGAACATACGCACCAA GGGCCTAACATGGTACATTCTGTCACTGACCCTCTGCCGCTTCCTGGCCTGGAACTATTTTGCACAACTTCGGTTGGAGGTTCTACAGCTGACCCGCCACCCAGAGAATTGGACCCTGCAAGCCCGCTGGCGGCTTGTGGGGCTGCCCATCCACATGCTTTTCCTGCGTTTCTACAAGCGTGACAAGGAAGAGCTTTACCA GACCTATGATGCCTATTCCACCTTCTTCCTGAATTCCAATGGCCTCATTTGTCGCCATCGCCTAGACAAA CTGATGCCTTCACACTCACCCCCAACACCTGTGAAGAAACTGCTAGTGGGAGCCCTGGTGGCTCTAGGACTGTCAGAGCCAGAACCCAACTTACACCTGTGTTCTAAGACCTGA
- the CB2H6orf136 gene encoding uncharacterized protein C6orf136 homolog isoform X1: protein MATPPAETVPQGHLWGQRYLHGPPAFPDQLSPRALPFPPLWPHSTTTTSPSSILWSPPLPPPPIWLLPRAPPLPLPQIQALSSPWVVLPPGKGEEGPGPEMHSGCLDGLRSLFEGPPCPYPGALIPFQAPGTSCSCSATPSGDPSMEEHLAIMYERLRHELPNLFLHSHDYTLYSSDVEFINEILNIRTKGLTWYILSLTLCRFLAWNYFAQLRLEVLQLTRHPENWTLQARWRLVGLPIHMLFLRFYKRDKEELYQTYDAYSTFFLNSNGLICRHRLDKLMPSHSPPTPVKKLLVGALVALGLSEPEPNLHLCSKT from the exons ATGGCCACGCCCCCGGCGGAGACGGTGCCTCAGGGACACCTTTGGGGACAGAGGTACCTGCACGGCCCGCCAGCCTTCCCG GACCAGCTTTCTCCACGGGCTCTACCATTTCCTCCACTTTGGCCCCACTCCACAACAACCACTTCTCCATCTTCTATTCTCTggtctcccccactcccaccccctcctaTCTGGTTGCTTCCCCgagctcctcccctccctctccctcagatCCAGGCCCTCAGCTCACCATGGGTGGTTCTCCCtccaggaaagggagaggagggaccAGGACCTGAGATGCATAGCGGCTGCTTGGATGGGCTTAGGAGCCTATTTGAGGGACCTCCCTGCCCCTATCCTGGGGCTTTGATACCTTTCCAAGCCCCTGGGACCTCTTGCTCTTGCTCTGCCACTCCATCAGGAGATCCGAGTATGGAGGAGCACCTGGCTATCATGTATGAGAGACTGAGACACGAG CTTCCCAATCTCTTCCTTCACTCCCACGACTATACTCTCTACTCATCGGATGTGGAATTCATCAATGAGATCCTGAACATACGCACCAA GGGCCTAACATGGTACATTCTGTCACTGACCCTCTGCCGCTTCCTGGCCTGGAACTATTTTGCACAACTTCGGTTGGAGGTTCTACAGCTGACCCGCCACCCAGAGAATTGGACCCTGCAAGCCCGCTGGCGGCTTGTGGGGCTGCCCATCCACATGCTTTTCCTGCGTTTCTACAAGCGTGACAAGGAAGAGCTTTACCA GACCTATGATGCCTATTCCACCTTCTTCCTGAATTCCAATGGCCTCATTTGTCGCCATCGCCTAGACAAA CTGATGCCTTCACACTCACCCCCAACACCTGTGAAGAAACTGCTAGTGGGAGCCCTGGTGGCTCTAGGACTGTCAGAGCCAGAACCCAACTTACACCTGTGTTCTAAGACCTGA